AAAGGTGAACAGTACAATGGACAGCCCATAGTAGCTATTAAGGGAGACATCAGTACACGCCAGCTTGATCATATCCACATGAAGGCAGTAGGCATGGGAGAGGATGTTCTTGCTGTGGCAGAAGGACAGTCTGTGCAGCAGCAATGGGAAGACCAGAATGAAGGCAAAGCTTCGGACGACAGTACATAGGCACATTGCCATAATATGGGCATTAGTGAGAATTGTAGCATAGCGCAGtgggttgcagatggccacataacGATCGAAGCTCATAGCCAGAAGGATGCCAGACTCTGTCCAAGAAAAGAAGTGGATGAAAAACATTTGAGCCAAGCAGGCATTAAAGGCAATCACCTGGGCATGGAAGCAGAGGGCAGACAGCACAGTCGGTAATGTGGAAAAGGACACCCCCAAGTCATTGACTGAGAGTAGAGACAAGAAGCAGTACATGGGTTGGTgcaaactctgctcctgcttAACAACGAGGAGGATCAGGGTGTTGCCCACAATAGAGATGGCATAGAGCAGAAGCAGAGGGACAGATAGCCATGCCTCCATGGCCTCCATTCCTGGGAAGCCCGTCAAGATAAAGGTAGGAGCATCAGAGGTATTGATCTTGAAGTTGCCCATGAGAGGCTGGGAACATTTGTCATCAGCCAGCATGACTTAGTGGATAAATTACTCCATGCGTCTAAGATTACTACTCTTCCTAGGGAGAAATAGCaacatttatgtttataaatagtaattatatatagattttattcctaaaatactCTGGAAGAATGATCAGCAGGTCATGATACGTTAGCTGAGAGAAAGCCTTCTTTCTTAGACACCTTTCAGAAAAATATGTAGACTAGGACTCTTCAGGATGGTTATCTAGCTCACTCAGTCTCATTGGTAGCCCTCTGGACACCCTCTGTATGGTCATTATCACAACTCTCTTTCAACTGCCTTAAATTTCATAGTCATGATATTAGCTAATCCCTGAGAGATGTTCACACTTAGACCCAGTCAGACAAGTGAAGAACCAAATGCCCATGCAAAGAAAGGGAATTACTCTGGGTTGTCTTGGGCAGCAGTTACATGGCTAGAACTAGAATTCAGTAATCCAActcccatccttaggtgcttgtATGGTCCAGAGCCCCACATTTCACACTGGAAGAGTCCATGCAGGAACCCTGGAAAATCAGTAGGCATCGTATTATACTAGCTAAGAGCATGGAGCCAGAACATGCCGGATTTGAGATCCAGTGttgccacttaatagctgtgaCAGGCAAATTTCTTAAACTCTCTCCTGTAGTTCCTTTACTTTCAAGCTACGGGTAAAATAGAGTTGCCCAATGTATCTGCATACATGCATATgtaagacagaaagagagagaaacagagagacagcgagagagagaactttgactTGGAACAGGTCCTGCACAGAGTAAGCATTATAGAAGCACTGCTGTTACCGTTATTATTTAAAAGCAATTTAGATGGAAAATAAATTGTACATTGTGCTTTCTTTGACAAAAGtcatgaaatatatttatgttgAACTTGATGTATTTTTACACCATATATCATCACATAATAGATTACGGTACAGAAAAACAATAGTAAATTgcaaaagtttaagaaaaattaagacagaaaattttaaattgaaacatTCTACTACCTTATTTTTCCTATGAGTTGTTAATGAATGGCACTATTCCACTTCTGTAATAGACCTTTGTTTTCCCTTTCACAGACTTTCAAACTCGGATAGGAGTAGAACATGAGAAACATTGCCTTAGCCCAGCCCAAAACAGGTTGTGAGACGAGATGATAAAGAAGTAACTCAATGTATTTTACATCTTTGCTCACTCGCTTCAGAATTTCAGAACAACCATCTGTTGTTCTGAATGTAGAAGCtacatttaagaatatttaataatatttgtatGGCATGTCAAAAAACCCTTTCATCCCCTGTAGATAAGTGGCTTCGCCTACTAGTTTTAGAACTTAGGTGTTCATTCCCCTCTACCTCTCATACGTAATTCCTAACACATGAGTGTAACTGCCAACACTGAGTAACTTATTATTTAATATGAACATTTGGGGGAAAATTTCTTTTACTCTGGTTTAAGCTCAGTATTACATCAATGAACAATCAGACTAGAAATCAGCGAGAAATTCTCCACCACAGGGATATGGGTCTGAGACAAAGTTTCAGGGCACTACTGCTGAAGGATGGGGATGCTGAGCAGCAGCATTGGATTTGAAGAGATTGGGAAGGTGACCCAGGTAAGCTCCAGGAAACCTGTACAGGATAATGAGCTCCCATTAGTCCCACACAAAGAGACTGACTCTGAGGATTTTAGAGAAGATGGTCTCAAGGAAATGCATGGGTCACCCACTTCTTAAGCACCTTGACCTGGATTTCATTCGGTCATGTCATATGTTCTGCTATAAGGAAGTGTAAAATTGTCTGCACTACAAACCTGCTGCTGCAGAATAAGGTCAGTTTTAGTACCTCTTTCTAATTAGAGATGATAAAGTTCAGCTGAGTTTTCATCTCTATTCCTTGATATATTTTCTCCATGTTCATGCCAAGCAAAAAGCAGGAGCAGAGGATGAAGAGAGAAGTgagaaggagatggagaaaaaggGATAAAGAATCTAGGGTAAATGATATGGAAATAGGGAGGGTCAGGTGAGGGAAGTAAATGAAAGGCTAGAGAAGGAATTTTAGGGATATGGTGACTAGAACATTGAacatggaatgggagaaagaacagaagaCAAATAAGGAGACCGAGAACATCCACAAGGCAAAGTCCCAGCCTGCTCCAAGTGCTCCAGGAGGAATGGGCTGTGTTTTCCCTTGTTAGGCCAAGGCTCTAGAGACCCTACACACACCACATTTCACAGGAGCTTCCTCTCAGGCTCCGAGCAGTGAAGGAGCTGGAAGCTATAATATCCCCCAGACAAACCCTGTTGGGAATATGCTCCTCACAGTGTATCCCAGTGGATACTTCATGCTATCTATTCTCATGGGTGATTCAGAGCTGTCTGCAAAGGCCAAAGCAACATCTGCTCTCCTCCCAGGTGAGCAGGGCTTACCTGCCCCACACCACGTTCTCTTGCCTTCTGAGATCCTCTCACGGTTGAATCCTAAGGACCCCCTGGCAGACGAGGAGTAAGAGTGCCAAGGGGTCCAGGGATAGTAAATGGTAAACAAAGAATATAACTCATTCATTTTGACCTTCAGCTCCAGGGTTTCATTTTCCCAAGCCAAGTGCCCACTCCAGGACCCTCTTCTTAGGGGACTGTTCAGATGCCAGAATGTAGTGCTGGTTAGAGTCATAGGTGATAGAAATATAATAATCATTGATGAGATTTAATGTTTACAATATTCTCTGAACTTCATCAAGAACTTTATGGGCACTGTCTCTTTCAATCCTAACAACCAATTTCAGGGCTTGCTTCCTTGTCTATACatgtttattttaagaataatatgTGGCTTTAGAGTGGAGTATTTTGGCAGGATTTGGAAGTTCTGAAATTAGAAACGTTGTGCTCTGCAAATAGGAGGCATTAGATGCAGACTGAAAAGCTGGAAGAAGGATAAgagatttgtttttcctattagttttctattcttgTCATTGTCACACAAGCAACTGTTTTATCCTTGGCAACAGCAGTGGATTCTAATAGAAGCAGTTGATTCCAGTTTGTGGTGCATTTCTCTTACCCTTACCTCAAAACAGCCTCATCACATTGCTCAGCTACACCTGCATCAGCTCTCTGTGGCCCATCCCTACAAGTTTGGGTCCCAGCTCTGTGGGCATTCTCTTTTGAGTTTCTGATAA
The Equus caballus isolate H_3958 breed thoroughbred chromosome 7, TB-T2T, whole genome shotgun sequence genome window above contains:
- the OR51I4 gene encoding olfactory receptor 51I2 encodes the protein MGNFKINTSDAPTFILTGFPGMEAMEAWLSVPLLLLYAISIVGNTLILLVVKQEQSLHQPMYCFLSLLSVNDLGVSFSTLPTVLSALCFHAQVIAFNACLAQMFFIHFFSWTESGILLAMSFDRYVAICNPLRYATILTNAHIMAMCLCTVVRSFAFILVFPLLLHRLSFCHSKNILSHAYCLHVDMIKLACTDVSLNSYYGLSIVLFTFGLDSVLIFISYILILRSVLAISSQEERLKALNTCVSHILAVLIFYVPMVSVSIVHRFGAGLPHAVHILMSILYLFVPPMLNPIIYSIKTKEIRHRLLKMFFRSKF